A window from Shewanella livingstonensis encodes these proteins:
- a CDS encoding sugar MFS transporter, with translation MATSQLQPELDQVNSPHQQGNFRFALVALTSLFFMWGFLTCLNDILIPYLKNMFDLNYTQAMLVQFCFFGAYFIVSIPAGALVGKIGYQKGIITGLIIACIGCLLFYPSASYGSYNMFLFAFFVLASGITILQVSANPYVSVLGPAKTASSRLTLTQAFNSLGTTVAPFFGSWLILSTVEHDDKITEVGEVIGQLSVQQQASAVQMPYLILAVALFALALIFMLLKLPLLGKRDTQSATSAPGSAWQYPHLVLGAVGIFVYVGAEVGIGSFLISFLTQDHIGGVSESQAAHYIAYYFGGAMVGRFIGAAVMQKIKAGKVLAFNAVCACVLVAAAMMSAGAIAMWALLFVGLCNSIMFPTIFSLALQDLKQHTSQGSGILCLAIVGGAVLPLLQGVLADSVGIQLAFILPLLCYGFIGYYGLIGCDAKRPVLTEKA, from the coding sequence ATGGCGACTTCGCAGCTTCAACCAGAATTGGATCAGGTTAATTCACCTCATCAACAGGGAAACTTTCGCTTTGCGTTAGTGGCGTTAACATCGTTATTTTTTATGTGGGGTTTTTTAACCTGTTTAAATGATATTTTAATCCCTTACTTAAAAAATATGTTCGACCTTAATTACACTCAAGCTATGTTAGTGCAGTTTTGCTTTTTTGGAGCTTACTTTATTGTATCGATACCCGCGGGTGCGCTAGTGGGTAAAATTGGTTATCAAAAAGGGATTATTACCGGATTAATTATTGCTTGTATTGGCTGTTTACTGTTCTATCCATCAGCAAGTTATGGCTCGTACAATATGTTTTTGTTTGCCTTTTTTGTATTGGCATCAGGCATTACCATTTTACAAGTATCAGCCAATCCCTATGTTAGTGTGCTAGGCCCTGCTAAAACAGCATCATCTCGTTTAACCTTAACTCAAGCATTTAACTCTTTAGGCACCACGGTTGCCCCATTTTTTGGGAGCTGGTTGATATTATCGACGGTGGAACACGACGATAAAATCACTGAGGTGGGCGAAGTGATTGGTCAGTTGTCGGTACAGCAACAAGCCAGTGCGGTGCAAATGCCTTATTTAATTTTAGCGGTAGCATTGTTCGCATTAGCGTTAATTTTCATGTTATTAAAACTGCCATTGTTGGGAAAAAGAGATACTCAATCTGCAACATCTGCACCGGGTAGTGCTTGGCAATATCCACATTTAGTCTTGGGTGCTGTGGGGATTTTTGTTTATGTTGGTGCAGAAGTCGGTATTGGCAGTTTTCTGATTAGTTTTTTAACTCAAGATCATATCGGTGGAGTGTCTGAATCTCAGGCGGCGCATTATATTGCCTATTATTTTGGTGGTGCGATGGTAGGGCGCTTTATTGGTGCCGCTGTGATGCAGAAAATTAAAGCGGGTAAGGTGTTAGCATTTAATGCTGTGTGTGCATGTGTTTTAGTTGCCGCAGCCATGATGAGTGCTGGAGCTATTGCCATGTGGGCGCTGTTGTTTGTCGGATTATGCAACTCTATTATGTTTCCGACTATTTTTAGTTTAGCGCTGCAAGATTTGAAACAACACACGAGCCAAGGTTCTGGCATCTTATGTTTAGCCATTGTTGGGGGCGCAGTATTGCCGTTATTACAGGGCGTACTGGCTGATAGCGTTGGGATTCAATTAGCGTTTATTTTACCGCTGCTATGTTATGGCTTTATTGGCTACTACGGTTTAATTGGATGCGATGCAAAACGTCCGGTATTAACAGAGAAGGCGTAA
- a CDS encoding GH1 family beta-glucosidase — protein sequence MKIMLPADSKMHSKAFTFGVATASFQIEGAVDSRLPCIWDTFCATPGKIRDNSDGSQACEHVKLWREDVDLIESLGVDAYRLSISWPRVMHKDGSLNPQGVTFYTDLLDELNRRGIKTFVTLYHWDLPQHIEDNGGWLNRQTAYLFADYADKITQAFGDRVYSYATFNEPFCSSYLGYEIGIHAPGLAKKSYGRQSAHHLLLAHGLAMKVLQKNSPNSQNGIVLNFTPCYSATDSAADVQAASKADQYFNQWYIKPLFDRCYPDIINDFAAEDVPVIEDGDFDIIAQPIDFLGINFYTRGVYEADAVNGFSQIDMAGKPKTDMGWEIYPQAFTDLLTSLHALYPLPPIYITENGAAMDDKLLDGKVDDSDRVEYYNSHLNAVNNAIEQGVNVVGYFAWSLMDNFEWAEGYLKRFGIVYVDYDTQQRTLKSSAHAYKALLNNRR from the coding sequence ATGAAAATTATGTTACCAGCAGATTCTAAAATGCATTCAAAAGCGTTCACCTTTGGTGTGGCGACTGCTTCTTTTCAAATTGAAGGCGCAGTGGATTCTCGTCTTCCTTGTATATGGGATACCTTTTGTGCGACGCCAGGTAAAATTCGTGATAACTCTGACGGCTCGCAAGCATGCGAACATGTGAAGCTATGGCGTGAAGATGTCGATTTAATTGAATCGCTGGGCGTTGACGCTTATCGCTTATCCATTTCGTGGCCACGCGTAATGCATAAAGATGGCAGCCTTAACCCACAAGGCGTTACGTTTTATACCGACTTACTTGATGAGCTCAATCGTCGTGGAATTAAAACGTTTGTCACCTTATATCATTGGGATTTACCGCAACATATCGAAGACAATGGTGGTTGGTTAAATCGTCAAACTGCTTACCTTTTTGCAGATTATGCCGACAAGATAACCCAAGCATTTGGTGACAGAGTTTACTCTTACGCCACATTTAACGAACCATTTTGCAGCTCGTACCTAGGCTACGAGATTGGCATTCATGCACCAGGTTTAGCTAAAAAATCTTATGGTCGCCAATCTGCACATCATTTACTGCTAGCCCATGGTTTAGCCATGAAAGTACTGCAAAAAAACAGCCCAAACAGTCAAAATGGTATTGTGCTTAACTTTACTCCTTGTTACAGCGCCACAGATAGCGCAGCAGATGTGCAAGCCGCCAGTAAAGCCGACCAATATTTCAATCAATGGTATATCAAGCCACTATTTGACCGCTGCTACCCAGATATCATCAATGACTTTGCAGCTGAAGATGTACCGGTTATCGAAGATGGTGATTTTGACATCATTGCCCAACCTATCGACTTTTTAGGGATTAACTTCTATACCCGCGGCGTATATGAAGCTGATGCGGTTAATGGTTTTAGCCAAATAGACATGGCAGGCAAGCCTAAGACGGATATGGGCTGGGAAATTTACCCTCAAGCTTTTACTGATTTATTAACGTCTTTACATGCTCTTTATCCATTACCACCAATTTATATTACTGAAAACGGTGCGGCAATGGACGATAAGCTACTTGATGGAAAAGTAGATGATTCCGACAGAGTCGAATATTATAATAGCCACTTAAATGCCGTTAATAACGCCATTGAACAAGGCGTCAATGTTGTTGGCTATTTTGCCTGGAGTTTAATGGATAATTTTGAATGGGCAGAAGGTTACTTAAAACGCTTTGGGATTGTTTACGTAGATTATGACACTCAACAGCGCACATTAAAGTCTAGTGCTCATGCTTATAAAGCATTATTAAATAACAGACGTTAA
- a CDS encoding LacI family DNA-binding transcriptional regulator, with product MATIYDVSVMAGVSLATVSRVMNDNTKVSDKTKQKVLDAMAALGYRPNTIAQSLASNRSNSVGVLVSQLDGPFYGPMMTEIEMALRSANKHVIIAAGHSDEKQEKDGVEFLMSRGCDALILDVEAVSDEYLIELSKATTPIVFINRYIDAIKDRCVYLENEQGGFIATEHILSLGHKQLAYISGPLFKLDVRDRLKGHKRALQQYNIPFDEALCYEGDFRESGGSTAMEHLLSLNKPITAVVCANDQMASGAIAVCLEHGLRVPEDISFIGYDNIPFPQYISPKLSTVSNPIHEMGKMAARWVLQQVYNDQEVLIERTFQPELFIRTSTAPID from the coding sequence ATGGCAACAATTTACGATGTATCTGTAATGGCAGGCGTGTCTCTGGCAACCGTGTCCAGAGTGATGAACGACAACACCAAAGTCAGCGATAAAACCAAGCAAAAGGTTCTTGATGCGATGGCCGCATTAGGCTATCGCCCCAATACGATTGCCCAGTCTTTGGCTTCTAATCGTTCAAACAGTGTCGGAGTATTGGTGTCGCAACTGGACGGTCCATTTTATGGACCTATGATGACCGAAATTGAAATGGCGCTACGCAGTGCCAATAAACACGTCATTATTGCTGCTGGACACAGTGACGAAAAACAAGAAAAAGACGGTGTTGAATTTTTAATGAGCCGTGGTTGTGATGCACTCATTTTAGATGTTGAAGCCGTATCGGATGAATACTTAATTGAGCTCAGTAAAGCCACAACCCCTATTGTGTTTATTAACCGCTATATTGACGCCATTAAAGATCGCTGTGTTTACCTTGAAAACGAACAAGGTGGTTTCATAGCAACAGAACACATTTTATCGCTTGGTCATAAACAGTTGGCGTATATTTCTGGACCACTGTTTAAACTCGATGTGCGTGATCGCTTAAAAGGTCATAAACGAGCATTACAGCAATATAATATTCCGTTTGATGAAGCTCTTTGTTATGAAGGAGACTTTCGCGAATCTGGTGGTAGCACGGCAATGGAGCATTTGTTGTCGCTAAACAAGCCAATAACTGCGGTTGTGTGTGCCAATGATCAAATGGCCTCAGGGGCTATTGCTGTGTGCCTGGAGCATGGTTTACGCGTACCTGAAGATATTTCATTTATCGGTTACGACAACATCCCTTTCCCACAATATATTTCGCCGAAGCTGTCTACTGTAAGCAACCCTATTCACGAAATGGGTAAAATGGCGGCACGCTGGGTACTGCAACAAGTTTACAACGATCAAGAAGTGTTAATTGAACGCACATTTCAACCAGAGTTGTTTATTCGAACGTCAACAGCACCAATAGATTAA
- a CDS encoding glycoside-pentoside-hexuronide (GPH):cation symporter: protein MISIKEKIAYGLGDTASNIVFQTVMLFLTFFYTDIFGISPAFVGTMFLAVRLIDAVTDPLMGALADRTNTRWGKFRPYLLWFALPFGFISVLAFTTPDLTEDGKMIYAFVTYTALMMVYTAINIPYCALGGVLTADPKERVSVQSYRFVFAMIGGLLVSGLTLPLVEFLGEGDQAKGYQLTITAMSILGVAMFLVCFWGTKERLHPPIDQQSSFKKDFTDMLKNDQWRVLSVASVCLLSGMVLRTSLAIYYVKYFLNMPDSITLFITLGMVGNIFGCILAEPLAKRFCKVKAYIILQLLAATMCIVSYFVPSDQVELAFFMFIIWGFTFNMATPLLWAKMADVVDYGQYKNGVRITGMIYSSVIFFIKLGVAIGGAAAGWLLAGYGYQADTLQTPDTQQGILLSFTIYPAIGSILVAFVMRWYVLDNQKVDQIHLELNREAK from the coding sequence ATGATCAGTATCAAAGAGAAGATAGCCTATGGACTTGGGGACACAGCCAGTAACATTGTGTTCCAAACGGTTATGCTATTTTTAACCTTTTTTTATACCGATATTTTTGGTATCTCACCCGCATTTGTCGGCACCATGTTTTTGGCAGTGCGCTTAATTGATGCCGTAACTGACCCTCTAATGGGTGCGCTTGCCGATAGAACTAACACCCGTTGGGGTAAGTTTAGGCCTTATTTATTGTGGTTTGCCCTGCCTTTCGGCTTTATCAGTGTTTTAGCTTTCACCACGCCTGATTTAACTGAAGATGGCAAAATGATTTATGCCTTTGTAACCTATACGGCATTAATGATGGTGTATACCGCAATAAACATTCCTTATTGCGCCTTAGGAGGCGTGCTTACCGCAGATCCTAAAGAACGTGTGTCGGTTCAATCATATCGTTTTGTATTTGCAATGATTGGTGGTTTATTGGTGTCTGGCTTAACCTTGCCTTTGGTTGAATTTTTAGGTGAAGGCGACCAAGCAAAAGGCTATCAACTGACGATAACCGCTATGAGCATTTTAGGCGTAGCAATGTTTTTAGTGTGTTTTTGGGGCACAAAAGAACGCTTACACCCACCGATTGATCAGCAATCTAGCTTCAAAAAAGATTTTACCGATATGCTCAAAAATGATCAGTGGCGCGTGCTATCAGTCGCCTCTGTGTGCTTATTGTCAGGCATGGTATTACGCACCAGCTTAGCTATTTATTATGTTAAATATTTCTTAAACATGCCCGACTCAATTACTCTGTTTATTACATTGGGAATGGTAGGTAATATTTTTGGTTGCATACTGGCAGAGCCTTTAGCAAAGCGTTTTTGTAAAGTTAAAGCTTATATTATCCTACAATTACTCGCTGCGACTATGTGTATAGTGAGCTACTTTGTCCCTAGTGACCAAGTTGAATTAGCGTTCTTCATGTTTATCATATGGGGCTTTACCTTCAACATGGCAACGCCATTACTATGGGCCAAAATGGCTGATGTAGTCGATTATGGGCAATACAAAAATGGCGTGCGTATTACCGGGATGATTTACTCTTCGGTGATATTCTTTATTAAATTAGGTGTTGCCATTGGTGGCGCCGCTGCGGGTTGGTTGTTAGCTGGCTACGGTTACCAAGCTGATACGCTTCAAACACCAGATACTCAGCAAGGAATATTGTTATCTTTTACAATTTACCCAGCAATTGGATCGATATTGGTTGCATTTGTAATGCGTTGGTACGTTTTAGACAATCAAAAAGTCGATCAAATTCACTTAGAATTAAATAGAGAAGCAAAATAA